In Citrus sinensis cultivar Valencia sweet orange chromosome 2, DVS_A1.0, whole genome shotgun sequence, a single genomic region encodes these proteins:
- the LOC107175839 gene encoding uncharacterized protein LOC107175839: MARKVWKIVSCVDKVYTFAEQSMSYVLQGMTEMLNRTDFELLVACFWSIWHARNLFLFEGKKADPLVSMAKAEAVLDSYKRVKIPSSSHLESKITVKQQRWKPPPQGWIKINVNAATKIEKQVAGLGIVLRDFNGSVVAAAVKPSKFYGDIIFAEAEAIEWGLQVARFISMASIIVEIDSQGVSDLLNNKKSNRSEVFWVILEIQELVKDFCNVKVQYTPRHCNSIAHSLARLALGCEESVIWENPFPKNIWYLFQSSNE; the protein is encoded by the coding sequence ATGGCTAGGAAGGTATGGAAAATTGTCTCTTGTGTGGATAAGGTTTACACATTTGCAGAGCAAAGTATGTCGTATGTGCTGCAAGGTATGACAGAAATGCTAAATCGAACAGATTTTGAATTGTTGGTGGCTTGTTTTTGGTCAATTTGGCATGCAAGGAACCTTTTTCTATTCGAAGGAAAGAAGGCGGACCCTTTGGTTTCCATGGCAAAAGCTGAGGCTGTGTTGGACTCATATAAACGAGTCAAAATTCCCAGCTCATCACACTTGGAGAGCAAGATAACTGTTAAGCAGCAGCGGTGGAAACCACCCCCACAAGGAtggattaaaattaatgtaaatgcAGCCACAAAGATTGAGAAACAAGTTGCAGGATTGGGAATTGTCCTAAGAGACTTTAATGGGAGTGTGGTTGCTGCTGCAGTAAAGCCATCTAAGTTTTATGGAGATATAATCTTTGCTGAGGCAGAGGCTATAGAATGGGGTCTGCAGGTTGCAAGATTTATTTCTATGGCTTCGATAATAGTGGAAATTGATTCTCAAGGTGTTTCGGATCTGCTCAACAACAAGAAGAGTAATAGATCTGAAGTCTTCTGGGTGATATTGGAAATTCAAGAGCTAGTCAAGGATTTTTGTAATGTTAAAGTCCAATATACTCCAAGACATTGTAATTCCATTGCACACTCTTTAGCTAGATTAGCTCTAGGTTGTGAGGAGTCTGTCATATGGGAGAACCCATTTCCAAAAAATATCTGGTATTTGTTCCAGTCTTCTAATGAATAA